From the Lathyrus oleraceus cultivar Zhongwan6 chromosome 3, CAAS_Psat_ZW6_1.0, whole genome shotgun sequence genome, the window CAGATCCGTGAACTGAGGGACACTTTGAAGAAATGCAAGGAAAAGTTATCTCGCGAGATACTCCAAAAGGAAGAAGCTGAAAGAAACTGTCACCATCTCAGGTACTAGTTGGAAGAAGCTAATAGGAGGTTTGCAGTTTTGGAAAGCCAGGAAGGTGATGCAACCCACTTGCTCCTAAAGAATGATTGTGTGTACTGGAAAAGGTTGTATAGAGAGGCTAGAGCAACCTTAGATGAAGATCAAAAGGTCATTAAGAAACTCCAAGAgctctatgttgaatggaatggcaAGTTCCGCAACTTAGCTAGGTTTATTAACCTCAACATGTTGGAACTCCCAGAAAAACTCCAGGAAGCAGATAGGTGTATGTGTCCAGAAAACACGCCTCCTCAAGTTTTCAATTTCGTCAAGTTTATCAAGAAAATGATGAAGGAGCTCACCACAGATCTTGCTACGATCATAAGAGCTGAGACAGAGCTTAAGtttacttgtacttgaatttgaattgttgGTGTTTAAATCTTTTTGTATTCGAATCATGTCTACTTGAAGTTAAATCCTTTGTATTCGAATTCGATTTTAATTAATGGAAGTTGTCATTTTGGGTCTCAATTATTACGTGTTATTCTTATTTAATATATTCTAACATTGCTggaataaataataaagataactAAGAGCTATGCACAAAATTCACCCAACACATGCACTCATGTCATTCTTCAAGCAAAAAAAAACACTCATTTTTGTGTCTTCTTCAGTTCCACATTGAGTCctcaacaccactacaacaccagagccagcgctcgtcaaagaatggcagatcaaGAACAAGAATTGGAGAGGGTGAGCTCAGAACTCGAAGACCTACAAGGAAACATGGGTCAAGTGATGGAGATACTACAAGTCATTAGGGCCAAGTTGGACACCCAAACGACGGTCGTTTCAGAAGTCACCGGTCCtacgattgaaccccaacctgcaagGACAGTACCAACCACTTGGCCAGCCTATGGTTTACCTCCCGGTTTCACACCTCCAGTTGAAGGCGCCCCTGGTTTTGTACAATCCACTCAGCAGACGGTTCCTCTACCAGCTATCAATGAAACTCACACAGTGGTCCACACGTTCGCACCACCCCTTGTCCGTGCACACGTGCAACCTTATtttgaggatcaacaacatgctccGGAATTTTCGAACGAAGATGATGAAAGGCAGGAAGACATAAGAGGGATGAAAGAGAATTTCCAGATTCTTGAGAAAAGGTtaagggctatggaaggtgaccaagttttTGGTAATGCTACTAAAGAGATGTGCTTAGTGTCAGGTCTTGTGATTCCTGCGAAATTCAAGACCCCGGATTTCGATAGGTATGAGGGCCACTCATGTCCTAAAagtcaccttattatgtactatcAAAAAATGGTTGCGCACGTAGAGGACgataaacttatgatacattgcttccaagacaacttgaggggtgctccctctaagtggtacttaagccttgatcaaagtagaattcattgtttccaagacttatctgatgctttcatccaacattataagtataacatggatatggccccagataggaggcaattgctcagcatgtcccagaaagataacgagtcttttaaggaatatgcacaacgatggagggaagtggcatcgcaagtcgaaccaccccttgttgagaaggagttagcagattggttcatggatacagtaAAACCTATGTTCTATGAAAGGATGGTGAGTAGTGTATCAGCAAGTTTCTCTGACTTGGTTGCCGTGGGCATAAAGGtcgagcttggattgaagaatggaaaaatgataacCACCTCTAAAACATCTGGTAATAATTTCAAAAAGTTTCCCTGAAGTtttcaaagaaagaaagagggtgaaacaAATGCAGTGTCAACTAGTCAAAGGAGGAGTCATTCATGGAAAAAGCAACACAAATTTTCTCAGAAACAACCAACTTATCCAGTGCAGTATGttcaacaaccgtatgtggcaACAGTCACACTAAATTTCAACCAGTCACAAGCTTCTGTCTATCAACCTATTCAACAAGCACCAGTATACCAACAAGCACCCACgccacctgcttatcaacagccAAGGGCACAGGCTCCCCGTCCACAAAATcttccaaatcaaaatagggtacaaaGAGGTAGACTTCCTTTCGCTTCAATCCTTATGACGTACACTAAGTTATACCCATCGTTACTGCGAAAAGGGTTGGTGACTCCCAgacctttgggtcctccaccaaatcccttacctccatggtacaatcaagatgcccattgtcctttccatgagGGTGCCCCTGGGCATGATTTAGAGGGGTGTTATGCTTTGAAACATATTGTGTGAGAgctggttgagaagaagattctTTCATTTCGAGATGTCGGACCCAACATAAAAAGTAACCCTCTGCCAGCGCTGTCTCTTTCA encodes:
- the LOC127130883 gene encoding uncharacterized protein LOC127130883; the protein is MADQEQELERVSSELEDLQGNMGQVMEILQVIRAKLDTQTTVVSEVTGPTIEPQPARTVPTTWPAYGLPPGFTPPVEGAPGFVQSTQQTVPLPAINETHTVVHTFAPPLVRAHVQPYFEDQQHAPEFSNEDDERQEDIRGMKENFQILEKRLRAMEGDQVFGNATKEMCLVSGLVIPAKFKTPDFDSFQRKKEGETNAVSTSQRRSHSWKKQHKFSQKQPTYPVQYVQQPYVATVTLNFNQSQASVYQPIQQAPVYQQAPTPPAYQQPRAQAPRPQNLPNQNRIDSGIRLTLAPKSISAFLKATSSSVIGFFSAITSSMNFLYMGILLSAPNKDI